AATTGATCTACTAATTCCTTAATGTCATCGAGTGTTTGGATATCCTGTTTCATTAACGTGCAATCTAGCTTGTGAATAAGATTTAAATGTTGGTGAAAAACTTATTCATGTTGTTTTTTTTGTATTCTAAATATAGTAACATTTATGGAGAGCGATATCACTTGGATGTAAAGAAGGCTGGCAAAAGTTTTGTATTTTTCTTTTATTGTCAGTAAATTGAATTCATACTAAGGGAAAAACATATGGGAAAATACGTTCTTTTAATTCTATTATCGATGGGATTTTATGCTGCTGAGGCGCAGGTTACAACAATTTCAATCAACAAGGAAAATTTTCAGTCTTCAGGTTTTCCATTTAAGGGGAAGCGGGTTTTACAAGTAGAACGCATTCAAACTCCAAAAGAAGATAATTATATTGTTTTTTCAAAAGAGGAGCGAGGGGCTGATCCCGACAAACTTTATGTACAGCAATTTCAGCAGATTGATGGAATGTGGAAGCTTGTTGCTAATGAATTGATCTCCGAAGAAGGGATGGTCACGTCGGTTTGGGAATCTCGGAAGGCATTTTTTGATGCGGATAGTGATGGTAAATTGGATGCATTATTTATTTATTCTAGGCATCCAATGGATGACCTACAAAAGCAGCTTAGTTGTATAGGACTAGTTCTTTATAAGAATAAATTTTACCGTCTCCGTGCGGAGGCAGCAGATGGTTATAGTCAAACAACGTTTTCAGACAATTATGCATCCCTACCGGTTGAAGTAAAAGAGAATGTGGAACGCTATTGGAATAATCTAGATAAAAGATAATTGACAAGTATGCAATTATGAATATAATGTCTTGGATTTGCCGAAAGATCATCATGCGATGATCTTTCGGTATGCCTGTTTCATCTTATAGTTCATTGGGAAACGGAGTTTACACACTTATTAACATCAATCGATTAATTTAAGAAGAATTGGTTTGATAGGTTACATTCTTAAGCTGATTGACTGAGGTAATTTGAATCTTAATTTTACTAGAGTGCAGCCAATAACTTTCTTTCTTCCTCAATTTGTGTTTTACTTATCACATAACGCGAAATGCGCTGTTTCTTTAATTGATCTATCGTATGAATAAGGTCTTTTGTACGTGCTTCTTTGCTAGGTTTAATCAATACGATCATATCCTTTGTATTCGGCATGGTACTTATCTTTGCTTTTAGTTGCGCAATAACTGCCGATAATTCTTTCTCGATATTTGCTGGTACTTTTGAAGAGCTGATAGGTTTTTTGAAATCCCCATGACACCACATAAACTTTCCTTCGCCTAGAATCAGTGTTGCCGTGCGGTTCTCATCAATCAGAATTGGACTTTCTACTTCTGATTTGGTTTTATCTGGCATAGCAATATCCATTGCTGACGGTTTATTTAGAGTTGTGGTCAGCATAAAAAATGTGATGAGGAGAAAGGCAAGGTCTACCATTGCAGTCAGATCCACTTTAGGAGCCATTTTTCTGCTTCTTATTTTTTTCTTTCCCGTCTCTGGTGTTTTTTGGTTTAATTCTGCCATGGTCGTCTTCTTTAAGTTAACACTTTTGTTGTCACTCAGAAGCATGATGTCGGAAATAGGATTATTCCATAGATTTTATTGTAACAGGCGATTCTTTTTGTACAAATTTTACGGTTTTCGAGTAATGATCTTCGCTGTCAGTAGTTTACATAGTCAATGATATTGTTCCAACTTTTGGTTACAACTTAAGCTCGAACCGCGTAATACGTAAAAAGCCTTTCATTTCTGAAAGGCTTTTTCTGCGGAGAGTGAGGGATTCGAACCCCCGAACCTGTGACAGTTAACGGTTTTCAAGACCGCCGCATTCGACCACTCTGCCAACTCTCCGCGACAAAAGTAGAAATTCTGAATAGATTTTCAAAACTTATTTTGCATTTTTCTTTAGCTAAATGGATGTGGGGATTTTTGAGCGGTAATCTTATTGATTATTAGCTGTTTATTTTTGATATTTTTTTTGCCAAATAAACTATAAGAGCGATCCAAAGGAGCTTTTGACCGTATATGCTTTGCTTCGGAGGTTTTTGATACTATTTGTTTGAACGAGACCATCACGAGTGTGATGATGAACGTTGTTTAATTGCCAAAGAATAGTCGGCGCATATTCCTCATAGATAATCTCAAATTCTCTTTGCTGGTCATTGGATTATTTTAAAACTATATCGAGTTCAGGGTTGAAATATGTTGGTTGGTCATACATATTAAAACATTTAATCTTGGCATTGTATAAAGTCAAATTTCAGCGAATCCAGGAAGAATAAGCACATGGCATTCAAACTGCCTTCTCCGAATCTTCGGCAAGGTCGCAAGGATTGTGACTTTGATAAGATTGAATAAATGACTAAGTAGATTTTCACTTATACGCATAAATATAATGTTCATAAAATTGATTTTAAAATTAGAAATCTTGATTGTCTGGAATATTATGTCTATTAGATGTGCTAGTATTCGAGTTATTACACAAAAAGCAAAATAAAAATAAAAGAATCAGCGAAGTGGAGTAGTATCGGAAGGTTTTATCTGAGATGAAATTATTTGAGCTATGGGCAACGCCTTTGGTCCGAACCATGTAAAATGCAAAAAGCCTTTCATTTCTGAAAGGCTTTTTCTGCGGAGAGTGAGGGATTCGAACCCCCGAACCTGTGACAGTTAACGGTTTTCAAGACCGCCGCATTCGACCACTCTGCCAACTCTCCGCGACAAAAGTAGAAATTCTGAATAGATTTACAAAACTTATTTCTCGGAGATAGGCTTAGCGTTTGAAAATGAGCTAGATTATTTTTCTGAAAGCTTATGCAGGTATAATTTCATGGCAATGCTTTCGGATATTGGCAGCAATTTTATCGATAGGTAAATCGTCTTGATCTATACCAAATGGTTCTTCAATGGATTCTCCAATCAATTCGAGAGACGCCAAAACATATAGGATAAAGGGGACAGCAATTACAACAAAATAACCAATCGAAAAAACATAACCTACGGGCAGGGTCATGGTATAGAAAATAATAAATTTCTTAATAAATGCACTATAGGCCAAAGGTATCGGCGTGTTTTTAATTCGTTCACAGGCACCACAGACATTTGTCATCGCAACTATTTCCTCATTGAGGATAATAAGTTGATCGCCACTTATGGTTCCGGCCTTATAAAGATCGTTTATTTTATGAAAGATCATATTGGACACTTGGTTTGGTCCATGCTTTTTATTGTCCAATGCCTTCAATTCGGGATGTTCATTTTCATCTAGCATAAACTTGGTGTAGTCCGATCTTAAAAAATCATAAAGGGTCTCAGCAAATAGTGGTACTGCTTTCCTAAAAAAACTTCGGTTAACCTTATCATCTGTTTCTAGCATTGCATCCAATTTGTAGGACAAGGCTCTACTGACATTGGTTAAAGTTCCCCATTGTTTTCGGGCTTCCCACCAACGGTCATAGGCCGAGTTTGTACGAAAAACAAGTAAGAGCGATATGACGAAACCAAGGAGATTGTGGACGATGGTAATATTCTTTACCCAACTCTTTTCATTTAATTTAAGGAATTCCAATTCTACAAAGGCTATCGCCCAGGAATAAAAAGCAATTAAAACAAGGAATGGTAGTAACTTTTTAAAGGTGTCTGATTTGTGTAATTTGAAAGTTGCTGAAAGCCAGTCTTTGGGGTTGTATACGATCATATACAAAAATATAAATTGTTGCGAAAATTTTGCGAGTTAATTGCTATTGCCGTAACTTCATCTTGCTATGGCGCAACAGCGATCAAAAACAAAAAGAACAGGTACAAAAGGAGGCCCGGGTCGAGAGACTAAGTGGATTTGGATGGTAGCAGGAATGTTTTTATTCTTTCTATGTCTTGTCTTGTGGCATTATCGAGCTGGAATTATCTATTATTTCCGTGTGGCTACTTCTAAGGATAAGTCGTTAACAAAGGAGGCTAAATACGATATCAGGAATATAGAGATTATGAGTAAGCATGACGATAAAGTGTTTGGTATTGACATTTCTACCTATCAAGAAGAAATAGATTGGCAAAATGTAAACACCATCAATGATCACTTTCCGATAGACTTTGTGTTTATCCGTGCGACGATGGGCGAGAGAGGAATCGACGATAAGTTTAGTAGAAACTGGAGTAAAATTGAAGGTAGAGCGGTTTTAAGAGGTGCTTATCATTATTTCAGACCCAACGAGAACTCAGTAAAGCAGGCTAAAAATTTTATTCGTAAGGTTAAACTTCAACCTGGAGACCTGCCGCCAGTTTTGGATATTGAGGAGCATCCCAAACAACAATCTATGGATAGTTTAAAAGTTGGGCTAAGACGTTGGCTTGATGAAGTAGAAACTCACTATAAGGTAAAACCAATTCTTTACTCCGGAGATAAGTTTTATAGTGATTTTCTGGAAAAGGAATTTGCAGCTTATACCTTGTGGATTGCAAATTACAATTTTTGGGTTGAGAACCCCAAAGAGCATTGGGCTTTCTGGCAATTTTCTGAAAAAGGTACCGTAAAAGGAATTCAGGGGAATGTTGACCTCAATATATATAATGGTAAAATTGAGGAATTGGAAAAGCTGCTTATTCCTTTTAAATAAAAGAATATATGTATAGATTTTTTATCTCATTATTCAGCGTTTGTTTTTTTTTGTGTAATCAAAAGCTGCTGCAGGCAAAACCAAAATGCCGTCCGGGTGTTAAACAACAAATCTCTATCCTGTCCGCCCCTATTAACATTGAATAAGTTTAAAAAGCTTTGTAATGTTGATGGCATTCAGGTGCTTGATACTCGATCGTGCGATGAGTTTTTGGAGGGATTTGTCCCAAATTCGATTAATATTAATTTTGAAGGCCCATTCGATCATTTTTTGACGCAAGTTTTCCCCGCCAAAGACCAAAAGTTTTTGCTAATTACTGATTCGGAAAATAATCAAGCCGTCATTGATTATTTGATAAAGTTAGAGTATACCCATATTGTTGGAGTTTTGGAAGGGGGGATTGAAACATGGAAGAGTAAAGAGATGGTAGCTTCCTTAAGTACTATTACTGCGAGGGAATTTAATAAAAAATCAGTTCAGGGTCATATTGTAGATGTAAGGACAGGGAAAGAATTTAAAAGTGGACATATTGACAATGCAATGAATATTCCCTTAACAGATTTAATTAATTTTGGTTCTATGCTTAGAAAAGATGATCAGCAGTTGTATATATATTGCCAATCGGGATACAGGAGTACAGTAGCTTTATCTATTTTGAGCGCAAAAGGATTTAAAAATATATGCAATATCCAAGGCGGGTATAAAGCATTGAAAATAGAAGAAAAGGAGAATCAATAATGGCTACTTTTGACCAAATTATTCAATCAAATTCGCTGGTTCTGGTGGATTTTTTTGCCACTTGGTGCGGTCCATGCCAGACTATGGCGCCGATTTTACAGGATCTTAAGGAATTTTATCAAGACGATTTGTCTATCATAAAGATCGACGTGGACAAGAATCCAAAAATCGCTTCGATTTATAAGGTGAGTGGCGTACCTACTTTCGTGCTGTTTAAAGATGGGCAGCAAGTTTGGCGACAGAGCGGAATGATTCGGAAATTGGAGTTACATAAATTGATCGATCAGGTAAAGTAAATAAAAGATAAGGGTTCCAATCAGATTGGAACCCTTATCTTTTAATGATACTCTGGTGTTTTTAATAGGTAGTGATATATTTCACTAAATATTAAAATTCATCTTCATCATCGAAGTCATCCAATCCTCCAATCGGGTCGATCTCAGGTAAATCGAAATCATCATCGAAATCATCATCATCGTCATCAGGACCGTTGAAGGATGCGAATTTTACTTCTTCAAAATCTTCGTTAGCTAAAGTTGCCGTGTTCATAAAATAATACTTTATTGTTCCTTATTCAATGCTGTAAAATTAGAGAAGAAAACCATTTTTTAAAACTTTTTTTTAAAAAAATACAGTCATTTATTTTTCTGTTAATCAGTGCGTTGAGTCGTTTTTTGAAAATAAAAATTTATTTCATTTTATTTATTCATTTGTTTCGCCGATAGCGTTGTCTTCTGTGACGATATCTTTCATTTGCGGAAGATCTCTGACACCATTGATTCCAAAGTGATCCATGAACTGCGAACTAGTTGCATAAAGTAATGGTTTTCCTAAACTATCTGCCTTTCCGGCGATTTTTATCAATTTCTTTTCAAGAAGTCTTTGAATAGAATAATCACAGCTGACACCTCTAATTTGTTCCACTTCCAGTTTTGTTATGGGCTGCCGGTAAGCAATGATCGCGAGTGTTTCCAGCGCCGATTGACTTAATTTTCTTTTATTGTTGTGGTTTTGAAGTTGCTGAATCGATTCGTGGTACAGCGCTTTTGTCAAAAACTGGTAGGAATTGTTAATGTAGCGTAACTCGAGGACAGCATCTTCATCCTGATACTTAGTTTCAATTTTTTTTATCAAGTCACGCAGTTCATCTCTAGATACTTCGATGGCTAAAGCTTCTTGCAAAATCTGTTTGATATCGGCAAGATCGATTCCTTCTGTAGAAGCAAATATAATTGCTTCAATATTTCTTATAACGTCTTTCAATGTTGCGTATTAATAGTTAATGACCTGTTCGACCATATGAGCTGGTAATTCGCGGAACTCATACTTTTGAGTTCGTAGTTGGGGACTGAATCCGGCTTCCAAAATTGCTTCCTGTATAGATTTTGATGTAAACCGATGTGGCGCACCAGCTGCTGAAACAACATTTTCCTCGATCATAATTGAGCCGAAGTCGTTCGCTCCGGCATGCAGACATAATTGTGCTGTACGTTTTCCGACTGTGAGCCAAGAAGCCTGTATATTTTTGATATTAGGAAGCATAATCCGGCTTAAAGCAATCATTCGTATATATTCTTCACTTGTTACGTTATTTGTAATGCCGCGGAGTCTCTTAAGCAAAGTGCCGTCATCTTGAAAAGGCCAAGGAATAAATGCTATAAATCCATGCGATTCTTTTGGCTTTTCATCCTGGACTTCACGTATCCATACCAAGTGTTCAAAACGTTCTTCTATTGTTTCAATGTGACCGAACATCATAGTAGCTGAAGTGGGCAGATTAATTTTATGTGCTGCCCGCATCACGTCCAACCATTCTTTACCCCCACATTTTCCTTTTGAGATTAAACGCCTAACACGGTCATTAAGGATTTCAGCTCCTGCTCCAGGCAGAGAATCCAAACCCGCTTCTTTCAATTGCGTCAATACTTCAAGATGGCTCATATTCTCTAATTTGGAAATATGCGCAATCTCAGGAGGTCCAAGAGAATGCAATTTTAGTGTAGGATAAAGCGCTTTTAATTGCCGGTAAAGATTCTTGTAAAACTCAATACCTAAATCGGGGTGATGCCCCCCTTGCAGTAGCAATTGGTCGCCACCGTATTTAAAAGTTTCTTCGATTTTCTGTTTGTAGCTTTCGATATCGGTGATGTAACTGTCTTCATGGCCGGGACGACGGAAAAAATTGCAGAATTTGCAATTTGCAATACACACATTTGTTGTATTAACATTTCTGTCGATTTGCCAGGTCACCTTACCATGGGGTACTTGTATTTTACGCAATTCATTGGCTACGAAAGTCAAATCAGCTGTAGGTGCATTTTGATATAAGAAAATGCCCTCTTCCTTGGATAGGAACTCAAATCGGAGCGCCCGTTCTAATAAATTACTTACATTCATCAATAACAAATATAAGGAGCTTTTAGCTTATTTATATCTTCTGTAGAATATTTGACAGGGAGATTGAATTTTACGGAAATTGGAGGATGTAAACAGAACTACGTACTTGTGTAACGAAAGTATTGCAATATTAGATAGTGTATAAACTACAATAACTTGATTTATAGTGTTTTGTAAATTATTTGGTGTTTTTCATTTTTTTTTACATTTATTATTCTTTACATTTATTTAACAGATTTTAACATTTTTATTTGGTAACCAAATTAGAAAAAATAAATAACCAAGGGATCTAAATTTGTTAGCAAGAACCTATTATCGCTGTTTTTGTGATTAAAAAAATAACCAAAAACTAAATATAAACCAATATCAATTTAAATAACTAAAGAATAAACATAAATTTTTTAAACCACCTATTTAGTAAAATTATGATGAAAAAAGCGGACAAAAATTGTTTTGATCTCATATTGCACCAAAAGTTCAATACGAGGTTTCTGCTTATGAGTTCTCTTCTCGTTGGGGGAGGAATGACCACTCATGGATTTGCCAGCGGATTAACCAACCATGGCAAAGTTGAAGTTGTTTCATTGATGAAAACCAAAAGCGTACAACAGACGCCTATTAAAGGGGTTGTGAAAGATGCTTCGACAGGTCAAGGTATCACAGGTGTTTCTGTTAAAGTTAAAGGGAGTAGCACTGGAACGTCGACTGACGAGAACGGTGCATTTACCATTCAGGGAAAAGTGGGCGACGTGCTTATTGTAAGTTACATCGGGTACAAAAGTACTGAAGTAACTGTTTCGTCGAAAGCTGATCTTGCCATTTCGTTAACTGCCTCCCAAGACGCATTAGAAGAAGTCGTCGTGACGGGCTATTCTACCCAACGTAAGAAGGATCTGACGGGATCTGTTGCTGTAGTCAATACCGACCAATTGAAAACTACTCCAGCCGCAAGTGCGGTAGAGTCTTTACAAGGTCGAGCGACAGGGGTTCAAGTTGTGACCGATGGTGCTCCAGGCTCTACTCCACAGATTAAAATCCGAGGTTATAGCACCATTAATAATAACGAACCGCTTTATGTAATTGACGGGGTTCCGTTTGAAGGAAAATTGAGCTGGTTGAATCAGAATGATATTGAAACAATGCAGGTATTGAAAGATGCGTCGGCAGCTTCAATTTACGGTTCACGTGCCAACAATGGTGTAGTCATCATTACTACAAAATCTGGCAAATCTGGCAAACCACAGATTAATTTTGATGCGTATTACGGTGTTCAGGTGCCTAATAGCGGCCGTTTCCCAAAAATGTTAAGCCCACAACAGATTTATAACTTAAATGATAATAAAGATCCGCTACCTGACTATTTGTTGGCTGGTGATGTCTCGGGGAACAAAGTAACGCCTGCAGATGCCGATATGTCCAAATATAATTATGCGGATAACAAAGAGGAATTTTATCAAATTACTAAAGCGAATAAGGCAGGAACAAACTGGTTCAAAGAATTGAGTCAGAACGCGCCGACACAATCTTATCAGTTAAATACAGTGGGTGGCGGCGAAAATGCCTCTTATGCCGTATCAGGAGGATATTTGGGACAAAAAGGAACAGTTATCCATACGGGATTCGAACGATTCAATGTACGTTCAAATACGAATTTTTCCGCTTTTAATAAAAAACTGCGTTTTGGTGAAAATATGCAGTATAGCATGACTAAAGGACACGGTGTTGGTGTAAATACAAATACAGCCGGCGATTATATCGGTGAGGGTAGTGCGATCGGATTTGCCTACCGTATTAAAAACATTAATTCCGGTATACGATGAAGGTGGAAACTTTGCAGGCTCTAGAGGCGGCTGGGGAAATGGTGAGAATCCTGTAGCAATTGCTTACCGCGCAAAAGATAATGTGAACAAAAGCAATTTCTTCTTTGGAAATGCTTTTGGAGAGTATGATATATTAAAAGGGTTAACATTTAGAACAAGCTTTGGTGTCAAATATGAAAATTATTACAATTTAAGTTATACCTATCCAAATCTGGAATTTACAGAGGGTAGCGCAAACAGTGCATCTTCAGAGACCTCAGGTTATAATACGGAATGGACTTGGACAAATACTTTGAACTATAAGGCTAACTTTAATGATGCCCATAGCTTAAATGTATTGTTGGGAACGGAGGCTATTGATAATACCTATCGCCAGGTTCAAGGAAACGGCAATGGATACTTTATAACAAACAGTACGGATTTCTTCTATGTGAGCCAGGCTTCCAAAAATTCGGCAGCAAGTGAAGGTGCTTTGGGATCTTTGTTTTCCATATTTGGAAAGGTAGATTATTCGTATAAGGATCGTTATATCTTAAGTGGAACAGTTAGAAGGGATGGCTCATCAAACTTCGGATCCAAGAACAAATATGGTACTTTTCCTGGGGTGAGTGGTGCTTGGCGGGTATCTCAAGAGGAATTTATGAAAAGTGCAGGCTGGTTAAATGATCTAAAATTAAGAGCAGGTTATGGTATTACAGGAAACCAACGAATTCCGTCATATCAATATTTAAAGCGTTATGCAACTTCTATTAACTCGGCTTCTTATCCAATAAATAATGAATTAGTAAGTGGTCTGTGGGTCAGTGACTATCAAAATGAGAATGTTAAATGGGAACAGGTTGCTTCATTAAATTTAGGATTGGACTTTTCAATTTTGGGAGGGAAGATTGATGGTGCTTTTGATTGGTACAATAAGAAAACTTCAGACATGTTATTTGCATTGCCATTGCCGGGAACCGCTGTTGGTCGGGCGGCTTCGCCTTATGTAAATATTGGCGATATGCAAAATAAAGGGGTGGAGTTCTCGTTGAATTATCATCATAAACAAACTGACCCGAACAAATTTAACTTTGATATTGGAGCAAACATATCCAGAAACAAAAATACAATTGTCGGTTTGGCACCAGGAATCAACGATGTGGTATATGGTGCTTTCCGAAGCATGGAAACCTCCATTTTAAGAACAGGTCAACCTTTTGGTGCATTCTATGGATTTAAGGTAGCGGGGATTTATCAAAACGAAGCGGAGCTGACACAATATCCTTCTTACGAGAAAGCGCGTGTTGGCGGGTTTAGATTTGAAGATGTGAATGGTGATGGTATTATTGACGCAAAAGATAATACCGTAATCGGAAGCCCTCACCCAGATTTTACGTATTCGCTTAATTTCAATGCCAATTACAAAAACTTTGATATCATGATGTACTTTTATGGTTCGAAGGGAAATGAGAATTATGAGGCAACACGTTACTTTACAGATTTTGGCGTGTTTGATGGTCAAAAGAGTGTGCGCGTATTGGATGCGTGGAGTCCAACCAATACATCAAGTATGATTCCATCGCAAACAAAAGAAGAAGTTTCGGCTAATGAGTATGCTTCTTCCAGCTATTTCGTGCAGGATGCAAGCTTCTTTAAGATGAAAAACTTACAGATTGGTTATAATTTCTCTACAGATAAACTCTTTGGTGCAAATACAGGCGTGAAAAGATTAAGAGCTTATGTCGGGGTAACAAATCTATTCACCATCACAAAATACGAAGGTCTTGATCCGGAAGTATCGGCAACACCATCGGATTATCCAGCACTGGGCGTTGATTTTGGGGTTTACCCACAATCTAGGCAATACATGTTGGGCGTAAGTTTAGGTTTTTAACGGAATTATAAAGCAATTAAAATGAAAAAGAGAACTATTCAATTATACAGTTTGTTAGGACTGACGACTTTAGGTATGCTTGGTTGTAGTAAAGGCTTTTTGGAAAAAAATCCTCAAGGGCAATTGATCGAAGAGCAGATTGAGGGAAAGAAGGGGGTAGAAGCTACCTTGATTGGTGCCTATGCAATTATGAACGGTAATATAAATGGCACTTGGGGGAACTATGGTTCGGCGCCAAGCCAATGGATTTTCGGAGAAATTACTTCCGATAATGCACACAAGGGATCAGTAATCACCGATCAGCCAAACATGAATATGATCGAGTCTTTTACTACGATTTCCTCTAACGACAACCTAAGCACCATGTGGCAGGTATATTATGAAGGCATACTTCGTGCAAATACTACGCTGCGTTTGTTGAGTCAAGATCAAAGCGGTAGCAAAACGATTAAAGCAGAGCGTGCTAAAGAAATTGAGGGTGAGGCGAAATTGTTACGTGCCCACTACTACTTTTTTCTGTGGCGTATCTTTAAAAATATTCCATATGTAGACGAAAATACAAGCATCGAAGAGGCAAAAGTTGTCAAAAATGATAAGGATGTACAACCTATGATCGAAAGTGATCTAAAGACTGCTATTGCGAATTTACCGGATAGCAAGATCAATGGTGAAGGTGGACGAATGGATCAACGTACTGCGAAAGCATATTTGGGTAAACTATACCTTTATCAAAAAAAATATACTGAGGCTCTGACTTTATTTAAGGATGTCATTGGAAGCCGTGATATCACAACAATGCCTTTCCAGGATAATTATGATGTCAATAAGGAAAATGGACCCGAAGCGCTGTTAGTGGCTAAGCATGCCATCAATCCTGATGGCGGTGGGGATAATGCGAATGTGGGTGATATGCTCAGTGGTCTTAATGGCACTAACCCTGTTGGCTGCTGTGGTTTCTACCAGCCTTCAATTGATCTCGTTAATGCATATAAGGTAGATGCAAATGGACTTCCGATGCTAGATGATTCCTATCGTACGAACCCATATACTTCTGATATCTTATTGACAGATAAAACCGCTATAGCAAATTATAAATTGGATTTGAACTTAAAATTTGATCCACGGCTTGATTACACCGTTGGTCGCCGCGGTGTCAATTTCTTGGATTATGGGGAGTTTCCTGGTGATGCATGGTTAAGGCCGGAAGAAGGAAGTCGTCCGCATGGTGGTCCATTTACGGGTATTAAAACGATGATTCCGAAAAGTCAACATGCTGCTCATACACAGGCCGGTGCTGCTTATGTAACCGATCTTGATGTGAATATTATTCGACTTGCTGACGTAATTTTAATGGCTGCGGAGTGTGAGGTTGAATTGGGTAATCTTCCAAATGCTTTAAAATACGTTAACTCTATTCGGCTTCGTGCGGCACAATTACCATCTAAGACTACCGGGGGCGGAGTCGCCGCTGCTAAATACGAGGTTAAACCATATCCAGCATTCACAAGTGCGGATCAGGCGCGTAAAGCTGTTCGATTTGAAAGAAGATTGGAACTTGCCATGGAAGGTCACCGTTTCTTTGACTTGGTGCGCTGGGGTATAGCAAAAGAGGTTATCGCAAATTATGCAAGGTTTGAAGGCGGTATACTCCCAGTATTTAAGAGCAAAGCATATGCCGATAAAAATGCTTATTTCCCAATTCCACAGGAAGAAATCAATAAAAGTAACGGTAGCCTTACTCAGAACCCAGGCTACTAATAGCTGAAATAAATAATGCAAAAGGAGGATTAATTTCCTCCTTTTGCTGTTTTATACGATTTATATCTGAATTTTGGCAGTAGGAGAAATGGAGTTATTGCTCTTTTTTGTATGTTTACACCAATGAAAAATTTTCTGCGTACGCTGTTACTGCTTTGGCTTGTCCCATTTTCTACCCTTATTGTTAAATCCCAGGATTTTGAAGACGTCTACCATATGCTTCAGGAATCCAAAATCTTAAATGATCATTTCTACGGATTTTCACTGTACGACTTAAATGCAGATAAGTTTGTCATGGATGTTAATGGCAGTAAGCATTTTACACCTGCTTCCAACACTAAAATATATACTACTTATGCTGCTTTGGCGCTGCTGGGTGATTCGATACCAGGGTTGGAGTATGTTGAACGCGGAGATTCGCTGTTAATATGGGGAACAGGAGATCCGACTTTTTTGCATAATCGTTTGGA
The genomic region above belongs to Sphingobacterium zeae and contains:
- a CDS encoding bestrophin family protein, producing MIVYNPKDWLSATFKLHKSDTFKKLLPFLVLIAFYSWAIAFVELEFLKLNEKSWVKNITIVHNLLGFVISLLLVFRTNSAYDRWWEARKQWGTLTNVSRALSYKLDAMLETDDKVNRSFFRKAVPLFAETLYDFLRSDYTKFMLDENEHPELKALDNKKHGPNQVSNMIFHKINDLYKAGTISGDQLIILNEEIVAMTNVCGACERIKNTPIPLAYSAFIKKFIIFYTMTLPVGYVFSIGYFVVIAVPFILYVLASLELIGESIEEPFGIDQDDLPIDKIAANIRKHCHEIIPA
- the scpB gene encoding SMC-Scp complex subunit ScpB, which produces MKDVIRNIEAIIFASTEGIDLADIKQILQEALAIEVSRDELRDLIKKIETKYQDEDAVLELRYINNSYQFLTKALYHESIQQLQNHNNKRKLSQSALETLAIIAYRQPITKLEVEQIRGVSCDYSIQRLLEKKLIKIAGKADSLGKPLLYATSSQFMDHFGINGVRDLPQMKDIVTEDNAIGETNE
- the mqnC gene encoding cyclic dehypoxanthinyl futalosine synthase; protein product: MNVSNLLERALRFEFLSKEEGIFLYQNAPTADLTFVANELRKIQVPHGKVTWQIDRNVNTTNVCIANCKFCNFFRRPGHEDSYITDIESYKQKIEETFKYGGDQLLLQGGHHPDLGIEFYKNLYRQLKALYPTLKLHSLGPPEIAHISKLENMSHLEVLTQLKEAGLDSLPGAGAEILNDRVRRLISKGKCGGKEWLDVMRAAHKINLPTSATMMFGHIETIEERFEHLVWIREVQDEKPKESHGFIAFIPWPFQDDGTLLKRLRGITNNVTSEEYIRMIALSRIMLPNIKNIQASWLTVGKRTAQLCLHAGANDFGSIMIEENVVSAAGAPHRFTSKSIQEAILEAGFSPQLRTQKYEFRELPAHMVEQVINY
- a CDS encoding glycoside hydrolase family 25 protein — encoded protein: MAQQRSKTKRTGTKGGPGRETKWIWMVAGMFLFFLCLVLWHYRAGIIYYFRVATSKDKSLTKEAKYDIRNIEIMSKHDDKVFGIDISTYQEEIDWQNVNTINDHFPIDFVFIRATMGERGIDDKFSRNWSKIEGRAVLRGAYHYFRPNENSVKQAKNFIRKVKLQPGDLPPVLDIEEHPKQQSMDSLKVGLRRWLDEVETHYKVKPILYSGDKFYSDFLEKEFAAYTLWIANYNFWVENPKEHWAFWQFSEKGTVKGIQGNVDLNIYNGKIEELEKLLIPFK
- a CDS encoding rhodanese-like domain-containing protein, translated to MNKFKKLCNVDGIQVLDTRSCDEFLEGFVPNSININFEGPFDHFLTQVFPAKDQKFLLITDSENNQAVIDYLIKLEYTHIVGVLEGGIETWKSKEMVASLSTITAREFNKKSVQGHIVDVRTGKEFKSGHIDNAMNIPLTDLINFGSMLRKDDQQLYIYCQSGYRSTVALSILSAKGFKNICNIQGGYKALKIEEKENQ
- a CDS encoding ExbD/TolR family protein; its protein translation is MAELNQKTPETGKKKIRSRKMAPKVDLTAMVDLAFLLITFFMLTTTLNKPSAMDIAMPDKTKSEVESPILIDENRTATLILGEGKFMWCHGDFKKPISSSKVPANIEKELSAVIAQLKAKISTMPNTKDMIVLIKPSKEARTKDLIHTIDQLKKQRISRYVISKTQIEEERKLLAAL
- the trxA gene encoding thioredoxin produces the protein MATFDQIIQSNSLVLVDFFATWCGPCQTMAPILQDLKEFYQDDLSIIKIDVDKNPKIASIYKVSGVPTFVLFKDGQQVWRQSGMIRKLELHKLIDQVK